The DNA sequence AAATTAGATATGGCAAAGGCCCATGATAAAGTTGAGTGGGGTTTTCTCATTGCCATTTTTCGCtttctaggatttggtgaaaAATGGTGTGGTATGGtccaaaatatcattagtatcacATCTTTTTCAACTaaaataaatggttttggtttcaatcaTTTCTTTGCCTCTAGAGGAATCCAACAAGGGTGCCCTCTAAGcccatttttatttataattatgatGGAAGCCCTATCCAGATTATTGGCTACATACAAGGATCTTAACCTCTTCAAAGGAATCAAAATTGCTAGGTATGCCCCTGAAATCACTCATTTATTCTTTACAAATGATAGTTTTATCTTTTGTAGAGCCACCCATGATGACTTGGCTATCATCAAATGTGTTTTAGATTTATTCTCAGATCTTTTTGGGCTCACCATCAACTTTGAACAAAGTGGCTTAGCTTTCAGCTCAAACATTGATGCCCCTACAAAAAAACAATTGAGTAGTATCATTGGAATTAAGGAAATGGACAACAAGTCAATCTACTTGGGGACCAACCTCTTCCACCAGAGAGCTAAAACCctgtttttttttctagacTATTAGAAAGAGTCAAAGGGTAAGCTTAGTCTCTGGAAGTCTAATATGTTGTCCATTGCTGTAAGAGGTGTACTGTTACAATCCACCTTGGCATCAGTACCCTCATACATAATGAGCTACTTTGCACTTCCCAAGACCATATGCAAGAAGCTCGACTCCATTTACCTACATTTCTGGAATGGAgatcaaataaatatgaataaaTGCCACCTTATTGAATGGAAAACCATCTGCCAACCCAAGACTAAAGGTGGATTAGGAATAAGAGACTCTGAAACCCACAACCTAGCCCTCCTCCTTAAATTAGGGTGGAGAATAATAACCTATGAAAACAGCATTTGGGCCAAGTCTCTGAAGGCTAGGTATTTTCACAACAGATTCAATTTTGACCAAAAAACTCTGAATGCCTGTGGATCTTATTGCTGGAACAATATTTGTAAGATCATTCCTTGGCTGAAAAAGGTTGTTATCAGAGAAATAGGAAATGGAGTCAAAATTACCTTTTGGGGCGATCCATGGATCAAGAAGGACAACCAAGTTCTTGACTTGGAAGGTCTCAAAGTCACAAGCCCTCGTATTGTAACTGTTAGTGACACCATATCCGATAGGCAGTGGAACTTGAAATTGTTGAATTAGATACTGCAAACACATTTTACGGATATTATTAACATGATCCCATTGACACAACAATCGGATCAATGGAGGTGTCTTCAAACAAAGGATGGGTCCTTCAGGACAAACTAGGTGGCTACTTTTCTGAATGGCAACACTCTGACCTGGGCCAATAACCACTCACTTAGGTGCATGTGCACTAGACCATGCAAAAAATGGTGGcagtttttttgaaaattcaaaatccaccccaaatttAAATTATTCTTATGGAGAACCATTAACAATGGTTTACCCACTAAAGATATAATATCCAAATGACGGGATTTGGATCCGACCTGTGGGGGATGCAATAATAGTAGAGAGACTATTTCCCATGTCTTATTTGAGTGCGAATTTGTCAAACAGGCCAGGGTCGCCGGACCTTTGGGTTTCAAATCGGAACTCACCTCAACCACAAATGTAAACAACATGATAATGTATTATTTCAACTCTGTTCTAATACCTAAAAAAGACCGAGTATGGTTCTTCACTATTATTATGTTCACCACTTACTTTATTTGGGAACACAGAAAAAAACCTGATCTgaatcaaacaatcaaaaagaTTGAGTTCTGGATCGCCTTTGAGATGACAAATCTGGAAACACTATCACAATCTGATTGGGAGGCAATCTAGTATCACACCAAACCCACACAATAACACAAATACAATCATCATCACCAATGTAAAGGACATAAAGGAGAAAACATCTGGATGGGCAATAGGATTTATATCATATGAGAAATGTCTATTAATGGAAGCTAATTTTTGTATAACAGGAAAAGATGGTGAGGCCGAGGCAATAGGCTTGATGCAAGGATTAATCAAGGCACAAGCATGGCGGATGGAAACAGAACAAGTGTGGAGCGATGCAAAAGAAATTGGGTGGCTACTTCAAAACAATCAAGACCTATTACTTAATCTTTAGCCTAGAACTTTAGTAGCAATATGTAATGAATTAGACCATCACCCTAGTTACCctaatttttgtttaattactAACATTAGCTATATGGACACTCTTAAAACTCTTGCTCGAGAGGCATTAGCCAAAAAACAATATCAGTCTATAGTGATGCTGTTCTCTGtttttgtaatatattttcttgttcaaaaaaaaaaaaaaaaaaagagattcttTCTCCCTAAGCTTATAAGCCTACCCACCCTTAAcaagcttcttcttttttaaggggaaaaaaatgtacCCTAGTCATGCAAACCTTGCGCCTAGACACATAAAAGCAGTGAAATTAATGATGCCATCACGCTTGTGAAACTTAAAAAACCACCCCTATTAAGGCCCATGTGAATCCTCTCAATAGCACCCATGCTAGCACAAGAGTCACGCGATCAAGAAGAGTTCATTTccactatttttttattattattttttaacacCTATTAGATATATTATAAGAGGAGGGATCTACACTCTACTTGCATGTAATGGCATCAATCACACCAAGACAATGGATGCACAGGAGAAGTGTGATTCTTACGAAGGGGAGTCCACatagaaaaaggagagaatatCAAAGAAGATTAGGGAGAGAGAATTAGATTGGGCATTTATTACACAGTGTGTATAATCACATATAATAACCAGTATCAAAGTCTATAACTTaacttttttttagtaaaagtaTTAAAGAACTTTAACCACATCATGGAAAAAGATTATAGAGTGAGCTAAAAAGTCTTGAGATCACAAATAtcattttatctcttttttggctaagaagATACAAGAGTACCAGAGTACAGTTTATGAGCTGATCCAACACTTGATCCAAAGATTGTAAGTGCAATacagggccctccaaccaaaaGAAGGGTGGTGGGAGGGTAAAGAGTATCGGAGTATAGTTTATGAGCTGATCCAACACTTGATCCAAAGATTGTAAGTGCATTACAAGGCCCTCCAGCCAAAAGAAGGGTGGTGGGAGGGTAAAGAGTATCGGAGTATAGTTTATGAGCTGATCCAACACTTGATCCAAAGATTGTAAGTGCATTACAAGGCCCTCCAGCCAAAAGAAGGGTGGAGGGAGGGTAAGGACTAAGGAGAACCCCTCCACGCCCTATCTCTTCATCTCTCTTCCTGCCCCATCTCTTCGCATTCCCCTGTGGCCCTAAACAAAGCCATTAGGAGATTGAACCAACTTCACCATGGTTGAAGAGAATCTAACCATTGGAGTGTCATTGTAAATGGTCTTCACTTCTCTTCAACTACTTAAGATTGTTGGATCAGAATCTTTCATGTGTATCTGGTGTgggaattttctcaaaaaaaaaaaaaatattaaaccaGATTCAATAGAACCAGTCTGCAGACTGGTCCGAATTGGGTATCTCAAGATTCGACCGTCCGGTCGACCCTTGAAGGattgtaagaaaaaaagaaggatgaagGGGAAACACAGCCTGTAATGattattttatgagaaaaaagaaaaacttgtgGTCTTGTGACTCTCGTCTGGTATAGGTAGCTGTATGGTGGGCCCATGAGGAGTGGAGAAGAACAAATTCCCACTAGATTCTCTTCCCCCATGAGCTCTCGTAACTCGTAAATTAGTTCTTCTCAGATCAATCCAACGGCCAGGATCTTCTACCAATCCCTTCTATCTCACACAATTCGATGTTTCGCTTTCGGTCTCGTGATGGCGACAGAACCAGATTTTGGTCTCCCTTGTCACTGGACCCCACCTTCCTGTACGGTGGTTGAGAAAAGgcgggaagagagagagaacttgcAGAGTTTAGCTTTCCACACAAAACacactccctctctccctctctgtctctctctctcaaaagggTTCATAGACTCAATCCAGTGAGTCCACtggacttgaagaagaagaagaatgtcttCTCCGATTTTTCGtctttctttacttctttcGAGGATGAAGATCGAATCAGTAGTTTTCGTTTTCTCAAATTAGTGGTGTTCAGATTCTCGGACTTCAAACGCTTCATTTAACggtttcctttccctttttttttttttttaaatctttttggaACTTTTAAAAGCACAAGCATGAAGCATCTGTGCGAATGAATCTACCCGAGCGGCTCTGGTTAGATCTTTTTCTGGTTCCGAATTTGGATGGTACAACTTGGAAGGGTACGCTAATGCTGTTCTCGCATggtattttgatgattttatgAGCTTTTGGACACTTTTTTCGACTTCTACTTAGAAGATTTCTTCTTGGACGGTCAAGGCAAGTTTGGTTTCCGACTTGGGAGATTGATGTTGTGAAGATTTGGCTTTGTAAGCGTCTTTTACTTGATTCTGGACCATCACTGAGCTAGAACTTTCTCTGTTTATGCCATTTTCGTCTTTGGAGAACGGATTGATCCGATTTAGATTTGGTTTCTGAGGTCTTGAGGTTTATCTGCAAACTGAAAGCTACACAAGCTCGTGAAGTTCTCtccttttcaccttttttttgggCTCCTTCCATGGATAAGAGAAGACAAAAGGACCATTTAAACCACAGAAACCTAACATTGCTTGTCCTGTTTATTTTCTGGTTTATTCATACCATCCAATGCCGAGAGGAAATGACCGAGCAAATCCCTACAGAGTCTCCGTCTCCATCTAGGGTTCCcgatttgaagaatgatcttAGAAGGATATCCCTCAGCATTTTTTTAGGAATTTTGACTGGGTTTCTCTGTGCGGTactttttgtttgctttgtgaGGCTTGTTCTTCATTACATGAGTAGAACCCCAATTCTCAAAGGCCCAGTGATCTTCACTCCTAAGATTAATCCCAAGACTCTCCAATCCGCTCTCTCAAACGACAACAACCAGTTGATTGGGTCCAGCCCTAATGGAAAGTATTACAAGACTGTTCTTGATGGGGGACTTGCCTTCGCAGTGAAGAAACTTGAACCCTTTGACAAGAGTTGCCCAGAGATTCAAAGCAAGTCTGTCAAGAGACGGATTCAGCAAGAACTTGAAACTTTGGCAGAGTTGAAACATCGGAATGTGATGAGGTTACGGGCTTATGTTCGTGAACCTCTTCGTTTGTCTTTGGTCTATGATTGCATCCCTACTGGCAGCCTTGAAGATGCAATGAGCAGAGTCCGGGAGAACCAGTTGCAGCTTAGCTGGGAAGTTAGGCTTAGGATAGCGGTTGGGGTCATCAAGGGTCTTCAGCATCTCCATTTTGGCTGCAGCCCAGGAGTTCTGCACCACAATCTGAAACCCACAAATATAATGTTAAATTCTGAGTTTGAGCCAATGCTCTCTGACACTGGCTTGGCCAAGCTTACACCCAATTATGGTACAAGGGCATCAGGCTACACTGCTCCTGAGTGTTTCCAGAATTGCAGGTAATagtttatctttttcttttgaagatGCAAAATTGAAAAGTTCACTTAAATGATGAATCTTTGTAAATTCTACTTCATGCACTTGCACCATAGCAATATATAATAGCTTATCAGAGCTCCATAAGATTGCTTGCCCTTGATTTAATAGATTAATCTCTCCATGGCCTTGATTTTATCATGTAATGGAGAACTATAGCACGAGTTGCTAAATTTCTTCTCAGGGCAGGAGGGTTCTGCCTTGTAAAAGAAATACTAATTGGTTTTCAATGGCAAAAACAATTACCAAGACCGTCACACTGGTTGAGCATTTGTTTTCTTACCCTTATTAATGAAACCAGATATACTTCTGACTACTTTGTTTATTTACTATGCCTTACTTGAAGCCCATAGATGCAAACACAATGGAACATTTATTCATTGCTAGTCTTGCCACAAAGCAATCTCTAATGGGCTTGTAACCCACATGCATTTGCGCATTGTGGTTACAAACAAGTTTGTTGGGATGTTGGGTGTTTTAGAATTAATACTCCCACATAGGTTTGCTCATGTCCTTGGTGACTTCATATGCTTACAGGAGCCATCTCCCCTTAAAGCCTTAAGGTTATACGTTAGTCCTTCCACCCTGAAGTAGTCGCTGCTCCACCTGTATTGCCAAGTATGCCAAAGTTACACATAAAGGGGAatgttgagatgttgggagttGTAGAGATATAATTGCACATCTGGCGTTGCCCTAAAAAATATATGTACTACCACTGTGAATCTTCTCCGCAAATTCTTTTATCATCAGATGCATAAATGGGTGTACATGCTATTGCAACAGGTGCACAGATAAGAGCGATATCTTCAGTTTTGGGGTGATATTGGGGGTTCTGCTCACTGGGAGAGATCCTTTGgatccattctttggggaagcAGTTGGTGGAGGAAGTTTGGGACGGTGGCTACGCCATTTGCAGCAAGCGGGTGAGGCACGAGAAGCATTAGCTAAGAGCATTCTTGGggatgaaggagaagaggatGAGATGCTAATGGCTGTGAGGATTGCTGTCGTGTGCCTATCAGATTCGCCGGCCGACCGGCCATCAAGTGATGAGCTTGTTCCCATGCTCACCCAGCTGCTAAGCTTTTGAAGGAAATGCGcataaattggatttttttttgtaaattatttgTATCTCTTAAACCCAAATTGAGGTTGAAAAAGAAGTTGTGGCCTTAGTTTTTGTCCTTTTAGAATAacaaatttttctaaaaaatttctTGCAAGGAAGGTAAAATCATGTCATTTCATATGTATTCAAAAAGTAAAATGAGAATAATAGGatgataatttatttttaaattattattattattaaaacaaAGAGTGGTGTGGAATGGGGGTTTTTAGCAATGGGAGTGAAGGGAAATTCATGTTCTACACATCTATATTTGCCATGGTAAGGTTGATAGGGTTGAAATTTTTGTGGATAGACTCAGTTGTCAAGTTTTATTCAAATGGCAAAAAATCTTAGACCACTAGAAAGTGCAAGGACCCGCGATGTGGCAAGGACATGTATGGAAGAATATTGAATTTTGGATCAAAGTAAAACAAGACGTAAAACTTAGAGACTGAAATTTGAGACAAGGAAAATCAATCCATTCTCTAGCCATCCAAAGGTTAGAATTGCTACATAATCCTTCCAAACATCCAAATGAAGTTTGTTAAGTGGGCGAATGcatagatctaagttttaaaaGTCCTAAATAAGAAATAGATTGGCCTCTATAAATCCCGTTTCAAATAAGATAAGAATCATTTTGAATCAGCCAAAACCTTAAATATaggaattaagaaaaaagaacaaagaatttCCACAAGTCTATGATTTTTTAGagttatatatttaaaaaaggCTTATAGATCACGCTACAAAGAGgtaagtttcattgatttttttcaattattttactTATTAAAAGTAAATTAATAGTTAAAATAAATATTCTATACATAATTGATTCTAAAAAATAGATTATAAAATTACCATCAATTAGGATCTAATCAACTAATTCCTCTGATTTCTCAAACCATGGTGCATCAGCCCTCCACTAGTTTGGTGGCCATAAATAAGATGGAACTGACCTTCCATTTGGCCATCTATGAAGAGaagggtttcaaaaatcagacCTGATAGACCGGGTCAGCAGATCTGGATCAGAATTGAGGTTAATCCTGATTTCGCTGATCCAACTCGTCCAATCCTTGTACAGAAACTAGGGTTATGTTGTTGGTGCATGTTTTGGTCTATTCTGACCTTTTTCACCCACTTTATCGACTTGGATCCTCTGTGGTGTAATAGGGTTTTTGGTGTGCATCCAATTCAAAGACGTTTTGGATTGTGTATAATCGCCTTGAATTCCATGcttgagtgtttttttttttttcgtttggATACATATTAAACACTCTATTGCACCATAGAAGAATTCAATCCCATCAGAATCGGCCAGACCTATCCATATCCGGATTCTGGGTTTTTAAACCCAAATGTAGAGATGCTTTTCAAGGGAACAAAATTATCATTTCTATGCTTTATGTGTTTGTTTGGACTTTAAACAATATCATTTCACGTCTTTGTCATTAGGAAGAAAAATCTCCAATAGTTTAAGGGCTTCTCCATCACTCAGACCAGTCCAAGGTGACCAAAACCTTATCCAGAGAGAATATCTTTTCCCATTTCTCATCTCCCATATCACCAATGTAATCGATAAATTGGATCTCGGTACCAACATCCACATTCCATAGACTCAATCAGAGACCTCCACAGAAACTCCTCACAATACCAATCCATGGCAGCTTTGTGCTTTGCAACCTCCTTCCCAATCCTAACACCCACCAAAATCTCAGTGGCTACACTGCCGAGATCTTCTCCAAAGATACTACCACTACTAGAGAGTGCACAAGCCTCCCGTTGCCCATCGATCAAAGCAGCTTCTTCCACGGATCCTTCTGCGGTTGATTACAGTTCCACGATCTCGTGAGTTAGCTTTCtcattccccctttttttttcatctttttctttcttttacttagAACCCATATCGGTTTGCTTTGATCTTGCAGTGTCTTCCCTGCAGAGGCCTGTGAAACAATAGGAGGAGAGGCTTGTGCAGCAGAAATGTATCCAGAAGCTAAGATTAAAACAGAGGACGGCAATGGTGTAGCCCGGACTGTTCCAGAGATGGTTGACAGAGATTATGTCGAGTATAATGAGCCCAAGACGTAAAGATCTCCAGAAcaatctctttgatttgattttctttctttctttttttccccatttaaaCATTAATGGTGTcaagaacagaacagaacatAATTATTTGGTTTTGTTGATTAATGTTTCAGGGTATTCCCAGGAGAAGCTTGTGATGATCTTGGAGGAGAATTTTGTGAACCTGATTACCAGAAGGGAGTCTACTAAGTAGAGGGAGAGCCTTTTGCTAACAAATAGGAGACTTCTCCCTGATCCCCAGCAGCCAACAAATTCCGCTCGTGTTAACACTTCTTGTGTTTTGGTGTAAATGATATATATACTTATGGTTGTTCATCAACAGTCTCTTTGAACTATGGGTcttaatttttaaattgaaatccTTATGTGAATTTTCTCAGGCCCCTCTGGTTGGAAGGAAAGTTAAAAGAGTAAaacaaaattagggttttgcttCATGTAGATATATATGGTTGGTTACTTTAAGCTGGCAACAAATTTAAGCTGGCAACAAATCCTTGCTCAAACCTTCTTATAGTAAAGGGTATTTTTGTAGTCAAAATTTCGACTTCATTAATGATGTTTTATCTTATATGTCAAAAGGGTTTATCTCTTCTATAACAAATTCTATGATCACCATGCATGGTTACTTGCTTTGAGGCTTCCATCTTAAAACCTATGGATTCAAAGAGGAGTGGTTCTGAGTCATTTACAATCAATGTGGGATTACCTCAATACTCCCTCTTAAGTTCAAATCTTCTTGTAAGCTCTGACTTCGTGGGTGGAGTAAAGTCCTCTCcgttctgataccatgttaaagcTTTCATTTTAAAACTAGTTAGTTAAAAGTGAGGTGTCCACTTGTGCCTCTTCTACTTGATATTTGGGTCATCCACAGTTGATGTGGGATTATCTCAATAACTTAGAGATTAACCCATAAAATCAAGATAAATCCATAAAATCATGGAAAATGATTCTAAATCCGAATCGAATCAGAATCAGCAATAAGGTTGCGTTTGGTCACATTccagaaaaatgtttctggagtttttagaacaaaaaaaatgaataaagcgTTTgttgcatttatggtgtgtttcgtgagaaaaaaaaaaacactataaatGAGAATTAATggaacgacaaaaggtagttccgtcGTGTTCCAGtttcgttcaaaaaaaaaaatgacatttagacacagaaactgaaattttcgtttttgatacGAAATGTTGTTTCTGTTCACCAAACACAGCCAATGGATATAACTCCCAATTCTGATTTTCATAACCTTCCCATAAACCTCTCACAGAAAGTCAAgagaggtgaaaaaaaaaaagaactgcaTCAGGAACTATTAATTATGATATTTCATGTCACTATGGTTATATGATacattttttcccaaaataatgAGAACGTACTTCTTTGATTGTTACGAAGTCACTCAACATAATTTAGTTATTCAATTTGTTttctaaaatataataattgaaTTTTACTCCACCCTTAAACTTGACGGGTGGttattctctgcagtgagtACAGTGGTATGGTGAGCATCAGATAGCCCAGAGCATTCGAACATCTGTCTCAAGGTCGTCTCAACAATCTTATGCTCACCGCAGCGCCACACTCATTGCAGAAGATGTTTTCACTAAACCGACCATATTTCAAACGATATTTCTTTAAAATTAATTATAGTCCCACAGGTTTATCATTTGAATCAGCAATAGTACTAAAAGAGTAAAGGGCATAACCCATCCAAACTCCCCTTAATCCCTGGTCCAATtgtttgtaaaaaaataaaaattttacccTAATACCTATCACACTCAAGATTCTGCCCTGGCAGAAATAATGCCAAAATTAAtgtaaaccatttttttttttttggtaacaactatgTAAACCATTTCAGTTGTCCATTTGAAGGAATATTGAAGCATGGAATTTGAGAATTAAACCACACTTATGCATTCCATAGTTTCTAAAAGATTTGAGAACTAAACTACCTCTTGGTCTGCAAGCCTACTTGAAGTTGGATCATCAATATTGCAGATCATTCATTTAGAGAGTAATCtatggataaaaatcg is a window from the Macadamia integrifolia cultivar HAES 741 chromosome 5, SCU_Mint_v3, whole genome shotgun sequence genome containing:
- the LOC122079855 gene encoding inactive leucine-rich repeat receptor-like protein kinase CORYNE; amino-acid sequence: MDKRRQKDHLNHRNLTLLVLFIFWFIHTIQCREEMTEQIPTESPSPSRVPDLKNDLRRISLSIFLGILTGFLCAVLFVCFVRLVLHYMSRTPILKGPVIFTPKINPKTLQSALSNDNNQLIGSSPNGKYYKTVLDGGLAFAVKKLEPFDKSCPEIQSKSVKRRIQQELETLAELKHRNVMRLRAYVREPLRLSLVYDCIPTGSLEDAMSRVRENQLQLSWEVRLRIAVGVIKGLQHLHFGCSPGVLHHNLKPTNIMLNSEFEPMLSDTGLAKLTPNYGTRASGYTAPECFQNCRCTDKSDIFSFGVILGVLLTGRDPLDPFFGEAVGGGSLGRWLRHLQQAGEAREALAKSILGDEGEEDEMLMAVRIAVVCLSDSPADRPSSDELVPMLTQLLSF
- the LOC122079005 gene encoding light-regulated protein, chloroplastic, translated to MAALCFATSFPILTPTKISVATLPRSSPKILPLLESAQASRCPSIKAASSTDPSAVDYSSTISVFPAEACETIGGEACAAEMYPEAKIKTEDGNGVARTVPEMVDRDYVEYNEPKTVFPGEACDDLGGEFCEPDYQKGVY